The proteins below come from a single Brevundimonas sp. LM2 genomic window:
- a CDS encoding carbon-nitrogen hydrolase family protein, with protein MSIRLPIALIQTRTPATAAAALAHVEPLIRQAAAGGAKLILTPEGSNLLEQRRDRRAEAITDEDQDAAVIGLRHLAAELGVWLLIGSAIVKSGHAGDARAANRSLLIDANGGIVARYDKLHVFDVDLANGETYRESSTIRPGDAAGIADTPWGRLGLTVCYDVRFPQLFRQLAKAGACLIAVPAAFTVPTGEAHWETLLRARAIETGAFILAPAQGGTHEDGRKTWGHSIVVGPWGEVIARLDDDEPGVLHATLDLAAVEAARAAVPQLRHDRDFAAPGALA; from the coding sequence ATGTCGATCCGCCTGCCCATCGCCCTGATCCAGACACGGACGCCGGCGACGGCGGCCGCGGCCCTGGCCCATGTCGAGCCCCTGATCCGCCAGGCGGCGGCCGGGGGGGCGAAACTGATCCTGACGCCCGAAGGCAGCAACCTGCTGGAACAGCGTCGGGATCGTCGGGCGGAGGCGATCACCGACGAGGACCAGGACGCGGCCGTCATCGGCCTGCGGCATCTGGCGGCGGAGCTGGGCGTCTGGCTGCTGATCGGCTCGGCGATCGTGAAGTCTGGCCACGCCGGCGATGCCCGCGCCGCGAACCGGTCGCTGCTGATCGACGCCAACGGCGGCATCGTCGCGCGCTACGACAAGCTGCACGTCTTCGATGTCGATCTGGCCAATGGCGAGACCTACCGCGAGAGTTCGACCATCCGACCCGGGGACGCGGCCGGGATCGCCGACACGCCCTGGGGGCGGCTGGGGCTGACGGTCTGCTACGACGTCCGCTTCCCGCAGCTGTTCCGCCAGCTGGCCAAGGCCGGGGCCTGTCTGATCGCCGTGCCCGCCGCCTTCACCGTGCCGACCGGCGAGGCCCACTGGGAGACCCTGCTGCGCGCCCGGGCGATCGAGACCGGGGCCTTCATCCTGGCCCCGGCCCAGGGCGGCACCCATGAGGACGGCCGCAAGACCTGGGGGCATTCGATCGTGGTCGGGCCCTGGGGCGAGGTGATCGCCCGGCTGGATGACGACGAGCCCGGCGTCCTCCATGCCACCCTGGACCTGGCGGCCGTCGAGGCGGCGCGCGCCGCCGTGCCGCAGCTGCGCCACGACCGCGACTTCGCCGCGCCTGGAGCCTTGGCGTGA
- a CDS encoding DUF1178 family protein has product MIRYALRCDADHPFEAWFGSSGDYDDQAARGLVECPFCGSHGVAKQIMAPAVAGTRRSAPAMDMAKVQTMMMEAAREVRSHVEANFDYVGDTFAREARAIHEGSAEKREIYGEATPAEVKALKADGVPCAALPPAPVDPAKAH; this is encoded by the coding sequence GTGATCCGCTATGCCCTAAGGTGCGACGCCGACCACCCCTTCGAGGCCTGGTTCGGATCGTCCGGCGACTATGACGACCAGGCGGCGCGCGGCCTGGTCGAATGCCCGTTCTGCGGCTCGCACGGGGTGGCCAAACAGATCATGGCCCCCGCCGTGGCCGGGACCCGCCGATCCGCGCCCGCCATGGACATGGCCAAGGTCCAGACCATGATGATGGAAGCCGCCCGCGAGGTGCGCAGCCACGTCGAGGCCAATTTCGACTATGTCGGCGACACCTTCGCCCGCGAGGCCCGCGCCATCCACGAGGGCAGCGCCGAGAAGCGCGAGATCTATGGCGAGGCCACGCCGGCCGAGGTCAAGGCGCTGAAGGCGGACGGGGTGCCCTGCGCCGCCCTGCCCCCCGCCCCGGTCGATCCGGCCAAGGCCCACTGA
- a CDS encoding GNAT family N-acetyltransferase — protein MPSGWRSMRPEDLDRVAAIAAVGFPDHFEGRDCFENRLALSPAGCLVLETPQGLEGYLVAYPWRADAAPALNTLIETIPTDAGVMYLHDLALTPAVRGQGWSKPAVQAVVDLARAGGWRTLALVAVNDAADFWRGHGFAVREVPGMADKLASYGPDARYMTQTV, from the coding sequence ATGCCGAGCGGCTGGCGGTCGATGCGGCCGGAGGATCTGGACCGCGTCGCCGCGATCGCCGCCGTCGGCTTTCCCGATCATTTCGAGGGGCGCGACTGTTTCGAAAACCGTCTGGCGCTCAGCCCGGCGGGCTGTCTCGTGCTCGAGACGCCGCAGGGGCTCGAGGGCTATCTGGTCGCCTACCCGTGGCGCGCGGATGCGGCACCGGCCCTGAACACCCTGATCGAGACGATCCCGACGGACGCCGGGGTGATGTATCTGCACGACCTCGCCCTGACGCCCGCCGTCCGGGGCCAGGGCTGGTCGAAGCCCGCCGTACAGGCCGTGGTCGATCTGGCGAGGGCCGGCGGCTGGCGGACGCTCGCCCTGGTCGCCGTCAATGACGCCGCCGACTTCTGGCGCGGTCACGGGTTCGCGGTGCGCGAGGTGCCAGGCATGGCGGACAAGCTGGCCAGCTATGGCCCGGACGCCCGCTACATGACCCAAACGGTCTAG